One genomic window of Syngnathoides biaculeatus isolate LvHL_M chromosome 13, ASM1980259v1, whole genome shotgun sequence includes the following:
- the nmnat3 gene encoding nicotinamide/nicotinic acid mononucleotide adenylyltransferase 3 isoform X1, translating into MRPYTKTVRERKNYIQGPFAILRRSLTKMPIQHVPLVLLACGSFNPITNQHMRLFELARDHMQSTGQYQVVGGIVSPVSDSYGKQGLVLAKHRIAMAKLALQSSNWVKVDEWESQQPDWTETVVTMRYHYGRILKEYEQRTNEDSSGKSSPCQSSPPQLKLLCGADFLHTFKIPGLWQDDHMEEVVGRFGLVCVSRGGHQPEQMVHESDTLWRHRQNIFQVKEWVRNETSATEVRRALRRGMSIKYLIPDSVIEYIEQHNLYTEDSERRNEGTALRPLTKQAQQPLESLDD; encoded by the exons ATGAGGCCTTACACCAAAACAGTTCGAGAAAGGAAGAACTACATCCAAG GTCCTTTTGCCATCTTGAGAAGGTCTTTAACCAAAATGCCCATCCAGCATGTGCCGCTAGTCTTGTTAGCCTGCGGCTCCTTCAATCCCATCACCAACCAGCACATGAGGTTGTTTGAGCTGGCCAGAGACCACATGCAAAGCACAG GCCAATACCAAGTAGTGGGTGGAATTGTGTCTCCTGTGAGTGACAGCTATGGGAAGCAAGGCCTGGTCCTAGCAAAGCACAGGATTGCGATGGCAAAGCTGGCGCTCCAGAGCTCAAACTGGGTCAAAGTTGACGAATGGGAGAGCCAGCAGCCTGACTGGACTGAAACAGTGGTCACCATGAG GTATCATTATGGTCGTATTCTAAAGGAGTATGAACAGAGGACAAATGAAGACTCCAGTGGAAAAAGCAGTCCTTGTCAAA gcaGCCCTCCTCAGCTGAAGCTGCTGTGTGGAGCTGATTTCCTGCACACCTTCAAGATCCCAGGCCTGTGGCAGGATGACCACATGGAGGAGGTGGTCGGGCGCTTTGGCCTCGTGTGCGTTAGTCGAGGTGGGCATCAACCCGAGCAGATGGTGCACGAATCAGACACCCTTTGGCGCCACCGGCAAAACATCTTCCAG GTGAAAGAATGGGTGAGGAATGAGACCAGCGCAACAGAGGTCCGGCGGGCTCTCAGACGGGGAATGAGCATCAAATACCTGATCCCAGACTCTGTGATTGAATACATTGAGCAGCACAACCTCTACACTGAGGACAGCGAGAGGAGAAATGAGGGCACGGCTCTGAGGCCGCTCACCAAACAAGCACAGCAGCCGCTGGAGAGTCTGGATGACTGA
- the nmnat3 gene encoding nicotinamide/nicotinic acid mononucleotide adenylyltransferase 3 isoform X2 codes for MPIQHVPLVLLACGSFNPITNQHMRLFELARDHMQSTGQYQVVGGIVSPVSDSYGKQGLVLAKHRIAMAKLALQSSNWVKVDEWESQQPDWTETVVTMRYHYGRILKEYEQRTNEDSSGKSSPCQSSPPQLKLLCGADFLHTFKIPGLWQDDHMEEVVGRFGLVCVSRGGHQPEQMVHESDTLWRHRQNIFQVKEWVRNETSATEVRRALRRGMSIKYLIPDSVIEYIEQHNLYTEDSERRNEGTALRPLTKQAQQPLESLDD; via the exons ATGCCCATCCAGCATGTGCCGCTAGTCTTGTTAGCCTGCGGCTCCTTCAATCCCATCACCAACCAGCACATGAGGTTGTTTGAGCTGGCCAGAGACCACATGCAAAGCACAG GCCAATACCAAGTAGTGGGTGGAATTGTGTCTCCTGTGAGTGACAGCTATGGGAAGCAAGGCCTGGTCCTAGCAAAGCACAGGATTGCGATGGCAAAGCTGGCGCTCCAGAGCTCAAACTGGGTCAAAGTTGACGAATGGGAGAGCCAGCAGCCTGACTGGACTGAAACAGTGGTCACCATGAG GTATCATTATGGTCGTATTCTAAAGGAGTATGAACAGAGGACAAATGAAGACTCCAGTGGAAAAAGCAGTCCTTGTCAAA gcaGCCCTCCTCAGCTGAAGCTGCTGTGTGGAGCTGATTTCCTGCACACCTTCAAGATCCCAGGCCTGTGGCAGGATGACCACATGGAGGAGGTGGTCGGGCGCTTTGGCCTCGTGTGCGTTAGTCGAGGTGGGCATCAACCCGAGCAGATGGTGCACGAATCAGACACCCTTTGGCGCCACCGGCAAAACATCTTCCAG GTGAAAGAATGGGTGAGGAATGAGACCAGCGCAACAGAGGTCCGGCGGGCTCTCAGACGGGGAATGAGCATCAAATACCTGATCCCAGACTCTGTGATTGAATACATTGAGCAGCACAACCTCTACACTGAGGACAGCGAGAGGAGAAATGAGGGCACGGCTCTGAGGCCGCTCACCAAACAAGCACAGCAGCCGCTGGAGAGTCTGGATGACTGA